Proteins co-encoded in one Paracrocinitomix mangrovi genomic window:
- a CDS encoding T9SS type A sorting domain-containing protein → MRRILALTITTIVTFFTSNTASSQTAVCSGSYTTVTANCQNFTIGNGTTGYIQVCLDANNFPSGGGTNCSPGCGFTGGGYPPNMWVYDSGGNIIDNFNAANAVGDCITVPVNDGVATIYGLCLTAGTTISWETIDACGNNVCSGSPPPCFPPGSCDCANPCGAACGFATTPTVADVTSGCPQYEYVPELGPSTTSSSCYTFTAASTSVDFGVIVSSNCVGGNVTAFSWEVYNTGSCGSPLYSGTLASLTMNPLVIGNSYTFCYTFTTPSCTHTSHYPYFVGAEPLEVELKKFNAEALDNAVMLSWDVTSEFENDYFVIETSTDGLNYHEITSIEGNGNSETKTSYLYMDERASEGMNYYQLIGVSKDGDREYLGLAYANYSPVDKFEAVSAEIFNLSGTKIMTLDAKGENVNNLINNSDLQSGFYIVQMIDAVGNTRSFKHYQKSK, encoded by the coding sequence ATGAGAAGAATACTAGCTTTAACAATAACTACCATTGTAACTTTTTTTACGAGCAATACGGCAAGCTCTCAAACTGCAGTTTGTTCGGGGTCATACACAACAGTAACAGCCAATTGTCAGAATTTTACAATTGGAAATGGAACTACAGGATACATTCAAGTTTGCTTGGACGCCAATAATTTCCCATCTGGTGGTGGGACTAACTGCAGTCCGGGTTGTGGATTTACCGGTGGAGGTTATCCTCCAAATATGTGGGTATATGATTCAGGAGGAAACATTATTGACAACTTCAATGCAGCCAATGCAGTAGGAGATTGTATTACCGTTCCTGTAAATGATGGTGTAGCAACTATTTATGGATTGTGTTTGACCGCAGGAACTACCATTTCATGGGAGACAATTGATGCCTGTGGAAATAACGTATGCTCTGGTTCACCTCCTCCTTGTTTCCCTCCAGGTTCATGCGATTGTGCTAACCCTTGTGGCGCAGCATGCGGATTTGCTACAACACCTACAGTGGCAGACGTAACTAGTGGATGTCCTCAATATGAATATGTCCCAGAACTAGGTCCTTCTACTACAAGCTCATCTTGTTATACTTTTACCGCAGCCAGTACATCAGTTGACTTTGGTGTAATTGTTTCATCAAACTGTGTAGGTGGAAACGTAACAGCTTTTTCATGGGAAGTATACAATACTGGAAGTTGTGGTTCGCCATTATATTCCGGAACACTGGCCAGTTTAACTATGAATCCACTTGTGATTGGAAATAGCTACACATTCTGTTATACTTTCACAACGCCTTCTTGTACACACACAAGTCACTACCCCTATTTTGTAGGTGCAGAGCCACTTGAAGTGGAATTGAAAAAATTCAATGCAGAAGCTTTAGACAATGCTGTCATGCTAAGTTGGGACGTTACTTCAGAATTTGAGAACGATTACTTTGTAATTGAAACTTCAACTGATGGTTTAAATTATCACGAAATAACATCTATAGAAGGTAATGGCAACAGTGAAACTAAAACTTCATACCTATACATGGATGAACGTGCATCTGAAGGAATGAATTACTACCAACTTATTGGTGTAAGTAAAGATGGTGATAGAGAATATTTGGGATTGGCTTATGCCAATTATTCACCGGTTGATAAATTTGAAGCAGTGAGTGCAGAAATTTTTAACTTAAGTGGAACTAAAATCATGACTTTAGACGCAAAAGGAGAAAACGTTAATAATTTGATTAATAACTCAGATTTGCAATCAGGTTTTTACATTGTTCAAATGATTGATGCAGTTGGAAATACCAGATCTTTTAAACATTATCAAAAGAGCAAATAA
- a CDS encoding sugar transferase, producing the protein MRTLANSIMALVALLILLPFLLMVALIIFLADFHNPFFVQERVGLNKKTFKLIKFRSMLNDEVTLVGKVLRKTGIDELPQLLNIMSAQMFLVGPRPLTQSDISRLGWNDDYYAVRWNLRPGIIGLAQLSPVCDKKMSWYLDHYYIKNESLKLNFQILLSSVLVPFLGKQKVKKILYSK; encoded by the coding sequence GTGCGAACCCTTGCAAATTCAATAATGGCATTAGTTGCCCTGCTAATTTTGTTACCATTTCTTTTAATGGTAGCCTTAATAATCTTTTTAGCTGATTTTCACAATCCGTTTTTTGTTCAGGAAAGAGTGGGCCTAAATAAAAAGACTTTCAAGCTTATTAAATTTAGATCTATGTTAAATGATGAAGTAACATTGGTTGGTAAAGTTTTGAGAAAAACGGGTATTGATGAATTACCACAATTATTAAATATCATGTCAGCACAGATGTTTTTGGTTGGCCCTCGACCCCTAACTCAATCTGATATTAGCAGGCTTGGTTGGAATGACGATTATTATGCAGTTAGATGGAATTTAAGGCCTGGAATAATAGGTTTGGCACAATTGTCTCCTGTTTGTGATAAAAAAATGAGTTGGTATTTGGATCATTATTACATTAAGAATGAATCTCTCAAATTGAATTTTCAAATATTATTATCATCTGTTTTGGTTCCATTTTTAGGTAAACAAAAAGTGAAAAAAATCTTGTACAGCAAATGA
- the galE gene encoding UDP-glucose 4-epimerase GalE, producing the protein MSANNQIVVTGGAGYIGSHTVVELVNAGYEPIIIDDFRNSKEWIIDRLNDITNQSLKVYTVDCTSQTDIDKVFADNKGIVGVIHFAAYKAVGESVAEPVMYYENNITSMCVVLNAMKKFNVEQLVFSSSCTVYGEPDNPIVDEHTPIQKAESPYGATKIACEQLAQFAVQSGQALKICLLRYFNPIGAHPSGKIGELPQGIPNNLVPYITQTVKGIREKLTVFGDDYNTADGTCIRDYIHVVDLADAHVKALNWLAKQSSSVCEPFNLGTGKGSSVLEIIHTFENVNQVKVNYQIGDRRPGDVEQIWANAAKANNVLNWHCKYTMADALKHSWNWEQNIEA; encoded by the coding sequence ATGAGCGCAAATAACCAAATTGTTGTAACCGGAGGTGCTGGATATATTGGTTCTCACACTGTAGTAGAACTTGTTAATGCAGGATATGAACCAATTATCATAGATGATTTTAGAAATTCAAAAGAATGGATCATTGATCGGTTGAATGACATTACCAATCAATCACTCAAAGTTTATACTGTTGATTGTACCTCCCAAACAGATATAGATAAAGTTTTTGCTGATAATAAAGGAATAGTTGGTGTAATTCATTTCGCAGCTTACAAGGCAGTTGGTGAATCAGTTGCTGAACCGGTTATGTACTATGAAAACAATATCACTTCAATGTGTGTTGTGCTCAATGCCATGAAGAAATTCAATGTAGAACAATTGGTGTTTTCTTCTTCTTGTACGGTTTATGGTGAACCTGATAATCCCATTGTAGATGAACATACTCCAATCCAAAAAGCAGAGTCACCTTATGGTGCTACTAAGATTGCATGTGAGCAATTAGCTCAATTTGCAGTGCAATCGGGTCAAGCATTAAAAATTTGCCTGTTGAGGTATTTTAATCCTATTGGCGCTCATCCTTCAGGGAAAATTGGTGAGCTTCCACAGGGGATTCCTAATAATCTTGTTCCTTACATCACGCAAACAGTGAAAGGCATAAGAGAAAAATTAACTGTTTTTGGTGATGATTATAACACTGCTGACGGAACCTGTATTAGAGATTATATTCATGTGGTTGATTTAGCTGATGCTCATGTAAAGGCATTGAATTGGTTGGCTAAGCAAAGTTCATCAGTATGTGAGCCTTTTAATTTGGGTACAGGAAAAGGAAGTTCTGTCTTAGAAATTATACATACTTTTGAGAATGTGAACCAGGTGAAAGTGAATTACCAAATTGGTGATCGCAGGCCGGGTGATGTAGAACAAATTTGGGCCAATGCTGCCAAAGCAAATAATGTGTTAAACTGGCATTGCAAATACACAATGGCTGATGCCCTAAAGCATTCCTGGAACTGGGAGCAAAACATAGAAGCTTGA
- a CDS encoding YceI family protein produces the protein MKTRKLLVLGLIPAMIACGGGEEGTEETQEEVAEETCTYSYDENSTVLTWTAFKLSEKVGVDGTFDQINVTASESEDMFGVLSGATFEIPVSSINSQDAVRDGKIKNSFFGNMAESEMLSGTINSIDANKASVNIVMNGKGVDYDGEVSVDGETITMKTTIDILDFEGQVAIDSLGVVCEEKHTGPDGVNKLWSDVNIAVKTTLKKECK, from the coding sequence ATGAAAACAAGAAAACTATTGGTTTTAGGTCTTATTCCCGCTATGATTGCATGCGGTGGAGGTGAAGAAGGAACCGAAGAAACACAAGAAGAAGTAGCAGAAGAAACTTGTACCTATTCATATGATGAAAACTCAACAGTATTAACATGGACAGCTTTTAAATTAAGTGAGAAAGTTGGTGTAGACGGAACATTTGATCAAATCAATGTTACTGCGTCAGAAAGTGAAGACATGTTTGGAGTACTTTCAGGTGCAACTTTTGAAATCCCTGTTAGTTCAATAAACAGTCAAGATGCTGTTAGAGACGGTAAGATTAAAAACTCTTTCTTCGGAAATATGGCCGAGTCTGAAATGTTATCCGGAACCATTAATTCAATTGATGCAAATAAAGCATCTGTGAACATTGTAATGAACGGTAAAGGAGTTGATTATGACGGTGAAGTTTCTGTAGATGGTGAAACCATTACAATGAAAACTACAATAGATATCCTTGATTTTGAAGGTCAGGTAGCTATTGATTCTTTAGGAGTTGTTTGTGAAGAAAAACATACAGGTCCTGATGGAGTGAACAAATTATGGTCTGATGTAAATATTGCTGTAAAAACGACTTTGAAAAAAGAATGTAAATAA
- a CDS encoding YihY/virulence factor BrkB family protein encodes MAISEKLNRIGRIIRVVYLRKFIHVARKIKLPGFQGVSLWEIIFFFLYSLRKGLIGMRAGAVAFHFFLAIIPFGLVLVVLTSYTPGISIESDIAPVVSALIPDQLVAELMKGMDEYENSSVSSLISFGFVFALYFASNGFNVLIKAFNSSKIEFAKREKWWSIRLVSFGFVVVFLVALIAVFYMLILVRKGFNIWADSSNLINDYFTEIYITTDIIFLGLFVYSMVAFIYYFGPRKKKGFTFFSPGASLAFFLIVVISIFYQLYISNFANYNALYGSLGTFIMVMLYVYMISFALLIGFELNASIHGAIQQKKLNNLDALEKRYDKTT; translated from the coding sequence ATGGCAATTTCGGAGAAGTTGAATAGAATTGGGCGAATAATACGTGTGGTTTACTTGCGTAAATTCATTCATGTTGCTCGTAAAATTAAACTGCCGGGATTTCAAGGAGTTTCTCTTTGGGAAATAATCTTCTTCTTTTTGTATTCATTAAGAAAAGGTTTAATTGGAATGAGGGCAGGCGCCGTAGCATTTCACTTTTTTCTAGCGATTATTCCTTTCGGTTTAGTTTTGGTGGTATTAACTTCTTACACGCCGGGTATTTCAATAGAAAGTGATATAGCACCGGTTGTGAGTGCTTTGATTCCTGACCAGTTAGTGGCTGAGTTAATGAAGGGAATGGATGAATATGAAAACTCCTCAGTCAGTTCTCTCATTTCTTTTGGGTTCGTATTTGCACTATATTTTGCATCCAACGGTTTTAACGTTTTGATCAAAGCTTTTAATAGTTCAAAAATTGAGTTTGCAAAAAGAGAAAAGTGGTGGTCTATTAGGTTGGTGTCCTTTGGATTCGTTGTGGTGTTTTTAGTAGCACTGATTGCTGTTTTTTATATGCTCATTTTAGTGAGAAAAGGATTCAATATTTGGGCAGATTCCAGCAATTTGATCAATGATTATTTTACAGAAATATACATCACAACTGACATTATTTTTCTCGGCCTTTTTGTGTATAGTATGGTGGCATTCATATATTATTTTGGACCTAGAAAAAAAAAGGGATTCACATTTTTTTCACCCGGAGCGTCTTTGGCATTTTTCCTAATTGTTGTGATTTCAATTTTCTACCAATTGTACATAAGTAATTTTGCTAATTACAATGCTCTTTATGGTTCACTTGGAACATTTATTATGGTGATGCTATATGTTTACATGATTTCATTTGCATTGCTTATTGGTTTTGAACTTAACGCAAGTATTCACGGAGCAATTCAACAAAAAAAGCTTAACAATTTAGACGCTTTAGAAAAAAGATATGATAAAACAACTTGA